A window from Microcoleus sp. AS-A8 encodes these proteins:
- a CDS encoding DUF1517 domain-containing protein gives MRNKLFSTIKPFLKSLFLFGLICSLVLGNADNALAARSGGRIGGGSFSAPSRSYSPPSGGYRSPGGGYGGYGYGYPGGGGFGGSFFLMPFLFGGGFSSIFGILIFFAIANFLVQTFRRMGEGGDNDVPGYSNPKISVARVQVGLLEGARGLQKELDELALSADTGSAEGRAQVLQESTLALLRHPEYWVYGAAQSQQTALEAAEAKFNQLALAERSKFTAETLSNVNNQLREGSSQTSLPADGGQIVATEAPGEYIVVTLVVGTQGKLELPQINSSDDLRQALRQMGSISSERLLAVEILWTPQAEGDTLTSDDLMAEYPDLKLV, from the coding sequence ATGCGTAACAAACTTTTTTCAACGATTAAACCTTTTTTGAAATCCCTTTTTCTATTCGGGCTGATATGTTCCCTGGTTCTAGGTAACGCCGATAATGCCCTAGCCGCCAGAAGTGGCGGTCGGATTGGTGGTGGTTCTTTCAGTGCCCCCAGTCGTAGCTACTCACCTCCGAGTGGTGGTTACCGCTCACCGGGTGGCGGCTATGGTGGATATGGTTATGGATATCCAGGCGGCGGCGGCTTTGGAGGGTCGTTCTTTCTGATGCCCTTCTTATTTGGCGGCGGCTTTAGCAGTATATTCGGTATTCTGATTTTCTTTGCGATCGCTAATTTCTTGGTGCAGACCTTCCGCCGCATGGGTGAGGGTGGCGATAACGATGTTCCAGGCTACAGCAACCCCAAGATTTCGGTAGCTCGTGTACAAGTGGGTCTGTTAGAGGGGGCGCGTGGTCTCCAAAAAGAACTAGACGAGTTAGCGCTTAGTGCAGATACAGGTTCTGCTGAGGGTAGAGCGCAAGTTCTGCAAGAGTCAACTTTAGCTTTACTACGCCACCCTGAATACTGGGTCTATGGTGCGGCTCAATCTCAACAAACTGCACTCGAAGCGGCAGAAGCGAAATTTAATCAATTGGCACTGGCGGAGCGCAGCAAGTTTACCGCAGAAACCCTCTCGAACGTCAACAATCAGCTTAGAGAAGGTTCTTCCCAGACCTCCTTACCTGCTGATGGTGGACAAATCGTTGCCACAGAGGCACCGGGTGAATACATTGTCGTTACGCTTGTGGTAGGGACTCAAGGCAAGCTGGAACTCCCACAAATCAATAGCTCAGATGACCTGCGTCAAGCTCTGCGTCAAATGGGGAGTATTTCGAGTGAGCGCTTACTGGCGGTAGAAATTCTCTGGACACCTCAAGCCGAAGGCGATACTCTCACCTCAGATGACTTGATGGCTGAATATCCAGACCTGAAGCTCGTTTAA
- a CDS encoding response regulator transcription factor, translating into MDILIVEDEPEIAKLIQLALEREGFACNWCADGLTALQAFTKQQPDVIILDLMLPGLDGLEVCARIRQKPGVKDPYILMLTAKGEEIDRVIGLSTGADDYLVKPFSPTELVARVRALLRRSLRHGGQHLIYQTQHFVVNVDQRTATRQLEVGDTEVLDLTTLEFNLLATFISQPGRVWNRTQLIDKLWGDNFFGDERVVDTHVARLRKKIEPDSANPTFVKTVIGVGYKFEDLVAT; encoded by the coding sequence ATGGACATTTTAATTGTCGAGGATGAACCAGAAATTGCCAAACTCATCCAACTCGCTTTAGAAAGAGAAGGGTTTGCCTGCAACTGGTGTGCCGATGGACTAACGGCTTTACAGGCGTTTACCAAACAACAACCCGATGTAATCATTTTAGATTTGATGCTTCCAGGTCTGGATGGTTTGGAGGTATGTGCCAGAATTCGACAAAAGCCCGGTGTGAAAGACCCCTATATTTTGATGTTGACGGCTAAGGGTGAGGAAATTGACCGGGTGATTGGTCTATCCACGGGTGCAGATGATTATTTGGTTAAACCTTTTAGTCCTACCGAATTAGTAGCCAGAGTTCGGGCGCTATTACGGCGCAGTCTGCGTCATGGGGGACAGCATTTAATCTACCAAACCCAACATTTTGTAGTTAATGTAGATCAGCGCACAGCAACACGCCAACTGGAGGTAGGCGACACAGAAGTGCTGGACTTAACCACTTTAGAATTTAATCTGTTGGCTACATTTATTAGTCAGCCGGGCCGAGTTTGGAATCGTACTCAGCTAATTGACAAACTTTGGGGTGATAACTTTTTTGGCGATGAACGAGTCGTTGATACCCATGTGGCGCGGTTGCGAAAAAAAATTGAGCCTGACTCCGCTAATCCGACTTTTGTGAAGACGGTGATTGGCGTCGGCTACAAGTTTGAAGACTTAGTTGCAACTTAA
- a CDS encoding HAMP domain-containing histidine kinase, with translation MSKDNLRRMKSLPLASRLFFSHLLVMIVGVGSLVIIGKLSSPRLFVLHLQQLEGRGLTLRFARTYLVKGFETAWNRSTFWSVIVGTTAAGGLSYWVSKRIVQPLTQIEQITQKFAAGQLDERLPPSEIPEINQLANSFNRMAVSLEDVEQRRRDLVSDLTHELRTPLTVLRGYLEELADGQMEPTPAVYQRLTKEIRRLERLINDLQELSKAEAGYLPIKVEPVNLRPLLESLVEKFADQLLEDGPQLRLDCPEQLPSVLADIDRVEQVLVNLLGNALTYTESGSIIIRAWAEAEGTKAFVPRLWIAVTDTGIGISPADLPHVFERFWRAEKSRNQHTGGTGIGLAISQRLIEVQGGEIEVESQLGVGSTFRFYLPLA, from the coding sequence ATGAGTAAGGATAATTTGCGTCGAATGAAATCCTTGCCTTTAGCATCACGCCTGTTTTTTTCCCATCTTTTAGTGATGATTGTGGGCGTAGGTTCTCTCGTGATCATTGGCAAGTTGTCTTCCCCTCGCTTGTTTGTCCTGCACCTGCAACAACTCGAAGGCAGAGGTCTCACTTTACGCTTTGCTCGCACTTATCTGGTTAAGGGGTTTGAAACCGCTTGGAATCGCAGTACCTTCTGGTCAGTGATTGTTGGGACTACGGCTGCCGGTGGACTTAGCTACTGGGTTTCCAAGCGAATTGTACAGCCTCTGACTCAAATCGAACAAATTACCCAAAAGTTTGCAGCAGGGCAACTGGACGAGCGACTGCCGCCGAGTGAGATTCCTGAAATCAATCAACTGGCTAACAGTTTTAACCGGATGGCTGTCAGTTTGGAAGATGTAGAACAGCGACGGCGAGACTTAGTCAGTGACCTCACCCATGAACTGCGAACTCCTTTAACGGTGCTGCGGGGTTATCTCGAAGAACTAGCCGATGGTCAAATGGAACCGACTCCAGCGGTTTACCAGCGGTTAACAAAGGAAATCAGACGGTTAGAACGTTTGATTAATGATTTGCAGGAACTTTCTAAGGCAGAAGCCGGATATCTCCCGATTAAGGTTGAGCCTGTTAATTTACGTCCCTTGTTAGAGTCTTTGGTGGAAAAATTTGCTGACCAGTTATTGGAAGATGGCCCACAGTTGCGTTTAGACTGTCCGGAGCAATTGCCCAGTGTACTGGCTGATATTGACCGAGTGGAACAGGTGTTGGTTAACCTTTTAGGCAACGCCCTCACCTATACGGAGTCGGGTTCAATCATCATCCGTGCTTGGGCAGAAGCCGAAGGGACAAAAGCTTTTGTCCCGCGATTGTGGATTGCGGTGACTGACACGGGGATTGGAATTTCACCCGCAGATTTGCCTCATGTCTTTGAGCGTTTCTGGCGGGCGGAAAAGTCTCGAAATCAGCATACGGGAGGAACTGGGATTGGTCTAGCGATTTCTCAACGGTTGATTGAAGTGCAGGGTGGTGAGATTGAAGTGGAAAGTCAATTGGGTGTTGGTAGTACGTTTCGCTTTTATCTACCTCTGGCGTGA
- a CDS encoding thiamine phosphate synthase produces MSAQYSGRRWQEPAICRILDANLDRAREGLRIIEEWCRFGLNSGSLANECKQMRQELASWHTQEIRASRDTPQDPGTDLTHPKEEQRSSIEQLLQANLCRVEEALRVLEEYGKLYHPEMGAVFKQMRYRVYTLESNLLAYRRHQLLERSHLYLVTSTSEQLFTTVEAALQGGLTLVQYREKTADDTVRLSYAQKLCQMCHHYGALFIMNDRVDLALAVDADGVHLGQQDIPIALARQLLGSQRLIGRSTTNPEEMRRAIDEGADYIGVGPIYETPTKEGKAAAGLEYVQYAAKQATIPWFAIGGIDPSNINEVLGAGAGRVAIVRAIMQAEQPTLITQYFLSQLTRQQTLRSLEARVTQSHV; encoded by the coding sequence ATGAGCGCTCAATACAGCGGTCGTAGATGGCAAGAGCCAGCTATTTGCCGGATTTTAGACGCCAATTTAGACCGAGCGAGAGAAGGCTTGCGAATTATTGAAGAGTGGTGCCGTTTTGGTCTCAATAGCGGCTCACTGGCAAACGAATGCAAGCAAATGCGCCAGGAATTAGCTAGCTGGCATACTCAAGAAATTCGGGCATCACGGGATACTCCACAAGACCCTGGCACTGATTTGACTCATCCGAAGGAAGAACAGCGCTCCAGCATTGAGCAGCTTTTGCAGGCCAATCTTTGCCGGGTGGAAGAAGCGCTGCGGGTGTTGGAAGAATACGGCAAGCTTTATCACCCAGAGATGGGTGCAGTCTTTAAGCAGATGCGCTACCGAGTTTATACATTGGAGAGCAATTTGCTGGCCTATCGGCGTCATCAACTCTTGGAGCGATCGCATCTTTACCTGGTGACATCCACTTCAGAACAGCTATTTACCACGGTAGAAGCAGCGCTGCAAGGCGGACTCACCCTAGTACAGTACCGAGAAAAAACCGCAGACGATACGGTGAGACTCTCCTATGCTCAGAAACTATGCCAGATGTGCCATCACTACGGGGCGTTGTTTATCATGAACGACCGGGTCGATTTAGCCTTGGCGGTGGATGCGGATGGTGTGCATTTAGGGCAACAGGATATTCCGATCGCACTGGCGCGACAGCTACTGGGTTCCCAGCGCCTAATTGGTCGCTCTACCACAAATCCGGAGGAAATGCGACGTGCGATCGATGAAGGTGCAGACTATATCGGTGTGGGGCCGATTTATGAGACGCCCACCAAAGAAGGTAAAGCCGCGGCGGGTTTGGAATATGTGCAATATGCCGCTAAGCAGGCCACCATACCCTGGTTTGCGATCGGAGGCATCGATCCGAGTAATATTAACGAGGTTCTAGGGGCTGGTGCTGGGCGAGTGGCAATTGTACGTGCCATCATGCAAGCTGAGCAACCCACCCTAATTACGCAATACTTCCTGTCTCAACTCACGCGACAGCAAACTCTCCGTAGCCTCGAAGCCCGTGTCACTCAATCTCATGTCTAA
- a CDS encoding PAS domain S-box protein, with protein MEDSITQSHQSEAALSKSEVRWRRISARVPGVIYQFLRYPDGTLAFPFISPSCRKIFEVEAIEIEADASVLMSMIHPQDEADFNRSVTDSIETLQPWSWEGRFILPSGRIKWIQAASAPERQADGEILWDGLLIDITARKQAEDELWQAREELENRVEQRTGELKQVNEQLRFTQFSTDYAPEAILWMDAEAQFFYVNEAACQMLGYSREELLSMSVYDIDPNLPAQSWPEYGKKIKSLGFVTLESSNRAKDGRIFPVEISINHLEFKGQEYNCAFVRDISERYKAKEALQESEQKFRSIVENANDIIYQLTPDGIFSYVSPNWVELLGHEISEVEGKVFTLFVHPDDIPICLGTLRRAIENAQNQSGVEYRVRHKAGIWRWHTSNFSLLRDSLGRVVSVIGIAHDISDRKQAEDALRESEERFRNLVESTNDFIWEVDQNAVYTYVSPQIKDILGYEVAEVLGKTPFDFMPSEEACCVSEMMSNRVALRQSITNLENINLHKDGHIVVLETSGVPFFDKAGSFQGYRGIDRDITKRKQTEEAVRQSKAQLQRQANQLEKTLRQLQNTQAQLIQTEKMSSLGQLVAGMAHEINNPINFIYANINHARNYITDLFNLIGFYQDFSPPPPLEIASEIKAIDLDFVIEDFPKLLDSMKVGAERIREIVRSLSTFSRVNEAAVKEVDLHQGLDSTLILLESRLKPPLSSQTIQVIKDYSNLPLVKCYPGELNQVFMNLLNNAIDALEKHKRHQNFAEINANPSTITIRTEISSKSTSHPWIVIRIADNGSGMTEEISSRAFDPFFTTKPVGEGTGLGLAISYQIVVELHKGRLYCISSPGQGTEFVIALPNI; from the coding sequence ATGGAAGACTCAATCACTCAATCTCATCAATCAGAAGCCGCTCTTTCTAAAAGCGAAGTGCGATGGCGAAGAATCTCTGCTCGTGTGCCGGGGGTCATTTACCAATTTTTGAGATATCCAGATGGCACTCTGGCTTTTCCCTTTATCAGTCCGAGTTGTCGCAAAATTTTTGAAGTGGAGGCGATTGAGATTGAAGCCGATGCCAGTGTTCTCATGTCGATGATTCATCCACAGGATGAAGCAGACTTCAACCGATCAGTTACCGATTCTATTGAAACCTTACAGCCTTGGTCTTGGGAAGGTCGGTTCATCTTACCATCGGGGCGGATTAAATGGATTCAAGCGGCTTCTGCACCGGAACGACAGGCGGATGGAGAGATTCTTTGGGATGGATTGCTCATCGACATCACGGCACGTAAACAAGCAGAAGATGAGCTGTGGCAAGCGAGGGAAGAACTTGAAAATAGAGTTGAGCAGAGGACAGGTGAGTTAAAACAGGTCAATGAACAGCTAAGATTCACACAGTTTTCCACGGATTATGCTCCTGAGGCAATTTTGTGGATGGATGCTGAGGCTCAGTTCTTTTACGTCAACGAAGCCGCTTGCCAAATGCTGGGCTATTCTCGTGAGGAACTCCTCTCGATGAGTGTCTATGATATCGATCCCAACCTTCCTGCTCAATCTTGGCCAGAATACGGGAAAAAAATAAAATCTCTAGGTTTTGTGACTTTAGAGTCCAGCAACCGTGCTAAGGATGGTCGAATTTTTCCGGTCGAGATTAGCATCAACCATCTAGAATTCAAGGGTCAAGAGTACAACTGCGCCTTTGTCCGCGACATCAGCGAGCGTTATAAAGCAAAGGAAGCTCTTCAAGAAAGCGAACAAAAGTTTCGCAGTATTGTAGAAAATGCTAACGATATTATTTATCAGCTAACACCGGATGGAATCTTTTCTTATGTTTCCCCGAACTGGGTCGAGCTTTTAGGGCACGAAATTTCAGAAGTTGAGGGCAAAGTTTTTACTCTGTTTGTCCATCCCGATGACATACCCATCTGTTTGGGTACCTTACGTCGAGCGATCGAAAATGCTCAGAATCAATCTGGGGTTGAGTACCGAGTTAGACACAAGGCTGGTATTTGGCGATGGCATACCTCTAATTTCTCACTGTTGAGAGACTCGCTTGGTCGCGTGGTTTCAGTGATTGGGATTGCTCACGATATTAGCGATCGCAAACAAGCGGAGGACGCCTTGCGAGAGAGTGAGGAGCGATTTCGGAATTTGGTTGAAAGCACTAACGATTTCATTTGGGAGGTTGATCAGAATGCTGTATACACCTACGTGAGTCCCCAAATCAAAGATATTTTAGGTTATGAAGTGGCAGAGGTTTTAGGTAAAACGCCCTTTGACTTCATGCCCTCTGAAGAAGCCTGTTGTGTGAGTGAAATGATGAGTAATCGGGTGGCTTTGCGACAGTCAATTACTAATCTCGAAAACATCAACTTGCACAAAGATGGACATATTGTAGTACTCGAAACGAGTGGTGTTCCTTTCTTTGATAAGGCTGGTAGTTTCCAAGGGTATCGCGGAATCGATAGAGATATTACTAAGCGCAAGCAAACTGAGGAAGCCGTCAGGCAATCTAAAGCGCAGCTACAACGACAAGCTAATCAATTAGAAAAAACCTTACGCCAACTTCAGAATACACAGGCACAGCTCATTCAAACTGAAAAAATGTCTTCCCTAGGACAGTTGGTGGCGGGGATGGCTCACGAAATTAACAATCCCATTAATTTTATCTATGCCAATATTAATCATGCCAGAAATTATATCACTGATTTATTCAATTTGATTGGTTTTTATCAAGATTTTTCTCCTCCTCCCCCCCTGGAAATCGCGTCAGAAATTAAGGCAATTGACCTAGACTTTGTGATAGAAGATTTTCCCAAACTCCTTGATTCCATGAAGGTAGGGGCTGAACGGATTCGGGAAATTGTCCGGAGCTTAAGTACTTTTTCTCGTGTGAATGAAGCGGCTGTTAAAGAGGTAGATCTTCATCAAGGGCTTGATAGTACTTTAATTCTTTTAGAAAGTCGCTTGAAGCCACCGCTGAGTTCTCAGACGATTCAGGTGATTAAAGACTATAGTAATCTGCCTTTGGTCAAATGCTATCCAGGAGAACTCAATCAGGTTTTCATGAATCTCCTGAATAATGCCATTGATGCGTTAGAAAAACATAAGCGGCATCAGAATTTTGCCGAAATTAATGCCAACCCCAGCACGATAACAATTCGCACTGAAATAAGTTCAAAATCTACATCCCATCCCTGGATTGTAATTCGCATTGCAGACAATGGTTCAGGTATGACAGAAGAAATTAGTTCCAGAGCTTTTGACCCATTTTTCACGACAAAACCCGTCGGCGAAGGTACTGGTTTAGGGTTAGCCATTAGCTACCAAATTGTGGTTGAGCTTCACAAGGGTCGGTTGTACTGTATTTCCTCTCCGGGTCAAGGAACCGAATTTGTGATTGCACTTCCTAATATTTAA
- a CDS encoding tetratricopeptide repeat protein yields MDKQFSYKQASSTASNGIKTGRNLLPKNAIHSVKRRCSRFGIVTLSIALLGSVTVILFSKPNGSTNNYSTSNNHQQIDDNSQTYIIIHPTRQPLKQNTPPTEKNDLDFYNRGQEKFIAREYSQAIENYTEALKTADNPVRLANIYNSRGISRIKLGDKQDALRDFTQAITLAPKQTIYHRNRAAVYADLKDWSAAINNYNVAIQSNSQETELYRLRAQVHFHKGDSISALKDIRTAIHIALDKRI; encoded by the coding sequence ATGGATAAACAGTTTAGCTACAAACAGGCATCATCCACAGCTAGCAATGGCATTAAAACGGGTAGAAACTTACTCCCCAAGAATGCTATTCACAGTGTTAAGAGGAGATGCTCTAGGTTTGGTATCGTAACTCTCTCAATCGCATTACTGGGTTCTGTAACTGTTATTTTGTTTAGTAAACCTAATGGTTCTACTAATAACTATTCAACAAGTAATAACCATCAACAAATTGATGACAATTCCCAAACTTATATAATTATCCATCCAACTCGACAGCCACTCAAACAAAATACTCCCCCAACAGAAAAGAATGACTTAGATTTTTATAATCGGGGTCAGGAAAAATTTATTGCAAGAGAATATAGTCAAGCCATTGAAAATTATACTGAAGCTCTTAAAACAGCCGATAATCCTGTCCGTCTTGCAAACATCTATAATAGTCGGGGAATCTCGCGAATTAAACTAGGAGATAAGCAAGATGCTCTTAGAGATTTTACCCAAGCAATAACCTTAGCTCCTAAACAAACTATTTATCATAGAAATAGAGCGGCTGTTTATGCTGATTTAAAAGATTGGTCAGCAGCAATTAACAACTATAATGTAGCGATTCAATCCAATAGTCAAGAAACTGAATTATATCGATTAAGAGCGCAAGTGCATTTTCATAAAGGAGATAGTATAAGCGCCCTAAAAGATATTAGAACAGCAATACATATTGCCTTAGATAAACGGATATAG
- a CDS encoding ATP-binding protein, with the protein MELIILIGLQASGKSTFFRQYWAATHELVSKDLMRNNKNRARRQAQLVEAALQAGRSVVVDNTNPTVEERASLIELGKLYGAQLLGYYFQSKVSDCLRRNQKRTGKARVPDVGIYATNHKLVRPSYAEGFHQLLYVKMAENSAFEIFAWTETDG; encoded by the coding sequence ATGGAGTTAATCATTTTGATCGGTCTGCAAGCTTCGGGGAAGAGTACCTTCTTCCGCCAGTATTGGGCGGCAACCCACGAACTCGTCAGTAAAGACCTGATGCGGAACAATAAAAATCGTGCCAGAAGGCAGGCACAGCTCGTTGAAGCGGCACTACAAGCAGGTCGTTCCGTCGTAGTTGACAATACAAACCCAACGGTTGAGGAACGAGCCTCACTCATTGAACTAGGCAAGCTATACGGTGCTCAGCTTTTGGGATATTACTTTCAATCCAAAGTCAGTGATTGTCTTAGACGCAACCAGAAACGCACGGGTAAGGCGAGAGTGCCAGACGTAGGAATTTACGCCACAAATCATAAGTTAGTCCGCCCTTCTTATGCAGAAGGCTTCCATCAACTGCTTTATGTAAAGATGGCGGAGAACTCGGCTTTTGAGATTTTTGCCTGGACTGAAACGGATGGATAG
- a CDS encoding trypsin-like peptidase domain-containing protein yields MVLDNQTSKAYDSASFPLKKAASYLSLVLLGVGVTLSGNYFLSGHLLSSATPNSPNSSKAFAGTIPPSTRLPIQDTNFITQVVENVGPAVVRIDSSRTVTSRRPQVFNNPLFRDFFGADLPAEPQRRVERGTGSGFMINSNGEILTNTHVVEGADTVNVTLKDGRTFVGKVVGTDPMTDVAVVKIQANNLPAVTLGNSEQLKPGEWAIAIGNPLGLDNTVTTGIISATGRSSSQVGVPDKRVNFIQTDAAINPGNSGGPLLNASGQVIGMNTAIIQGAQGLGFAIPINTAQRIAQQLIATGQAQHPYLGIQMVTLTPELKQNINNNPQAGLTVNEDNGILIAKVMPNSPAAQAGLRAGDVIHKINGQRVKNAEDIQKAVENSQVGSNLQFGLRRNQTEMNVAVKPGAFPIEQAQR; encoded by the coding sequence ATGGTACTCGATAACCAAACTTCTAAAGCTTACGATTCTGCCTCTTTTCCTTTAAAAAAGGCTGCGAGTTATTTATCACTGGTGTTGCTGGGAGTGGGTGTTACTTTATCCGGAAATTATTTCTTATCGGGTCACTTGCTCTCTTCGGCTACACCGAATTCTCCAAATTCCAGTAAAGCTTTCGCCGGAACCATTCCCCCTAGCACACGGTTACCCATTCAAGACACAAATTTTATTACCCAGGTCGTCGAAAACGTTGGGCCTGCTGTGGTGCGGATTGATTCCTCTCGAACCGTCACGTCCCGGAGGCCACAAGTTTTTAATAACCCACTGTTTCGCGATTTTTTTGGAGCCGATCTTCCCGCAGAGCCACAAAGGCGAGTTGAACGCGGTACAGGGTCAGGCTTTATGATCAACAGCAATGGTGAGATTCTGACGAATACTCACGTTGTAGAGGGTGCCGATACGGTGAATGTGACTCTCAAAGATGGTCGCACCTTTGTGGGTAAAGTGGTCGGAACCGACCCGATGACAGATGTTGCCGTCGTGAAAATTCAAGCGAACAATCTCCCCGCCGTTACCCTCGGCAATTCCGAACAACTCAAACCAGGGGAATGGGCGATCGCGATCGGTAATCCCCTCGGTTTAGATAATACTGTCACAACAGGCATCATTAGTGCCACAGGGCGTTCCAGTTCTCAAGTCGGTGTCCCCGATAAGCGGGTTAACTTTATCCAAACGGATGCCGCGATTAATCCCGGCAATTCTGGCGGGCCTTTGTTAAATGCCTCTGGTCAAGTGATTGGCATGAATACAGCCATTATCCAGGGTGCCCAAGGTTTAGGCTTTGCCATTCCTATCAATACCGCTCAACGGATTGCTCAGCAATTAATCGCGACGGGTCAAGCTCAACATCCTTACCTCGGCATCCAGATGGTGACATTAACGCCAGAGTTAAAACAAAACATTAATAACAATCCTCAGGCGGGTCTTACGGTCAATGAAGATAACGGCATACTGATTGCCAAAGTGATGCCCAATTCCCCCGCCGCCCAAGCTGGACTACGTGCTGGGGATGTTATCCACAAAATCAACGGTCAACGTGTGAAAAACGCTGAGGATATCCAAAAAGCTGTGGAGAATTCTCAGGTTGGCAGCAACTTACAATTTGGGTTGCGCCGCAATCAAACAGAGATGAATGTAGCGGTGAAGCCGGGAGCCTTTCCGATTGAGCAGGCTCAGAGGTAA
- a CDS encoding tRNA(His) guanylyltransferase Thg1 family protein: MDSDRFEQKMRSLEYFHSLRLLPGAWVVIRVDGRGFSRFTD; encoded by the coding sequence ATGGATAGCGATCGCTTTGAACAAAAAATGCGTTCCTTGGAGTACTTCCACTCCCTACGCCTCTTGCCTGGTGCTTGGGTCGTGATTCGTGTGGATGGTCGTGGGTTCTCGCGCTTTACGGATTGA
- a CDS encoding transposase yields MFTLTYEFKLKPTQAQIAIFEDWLEQCRRVYNYALAERKDWFKSRSCQINACSLQSEYIIPADSKRPTYASQCKGLTEARRRIPALNAVQVHVLQQTLKRLEQAFVSMWELSTGFPRFKKVGAMRSFVFPQMGVNPIQNGAVKLPKIGWVKFRQSRSIPNGATLKQLRIVAKASGWYAMLALQWDAQIPDVMPHGEAIGIDVGISHFAAVSNGKLFPNPRPFKKLEGKLKLLQQRVSRKVRGSNNRKKAQVKVSKLHERIANTRKNYYWLLAHNLCDWAGMIFVEDLNLKGLARGFLGKHCLDAGWGQFFQVLEQCCRKRGVFFLKVGSKKTSQICPNCLVETGKKELSERVHSCEHCGYTTDRDVAAAQVVLVRGLAAVGHTVKMLSEGKAVALPVMKESPSL; encoded by the coding sequence GTGTTTACGCTAACTTACGAGTTCAAACTTAAACCCACTCAAGCACAGATAGCCATTTTTGAAGATTGGCTAGAGCAGTGCCGACGTGTTTACAACTATGCGCTTGCCGAGCGCAAAGATTGGTTTAAGTCTCGTAGTTGTCAGATAAACGCTTGCTCCCTCCAGTCTGAATACATCATCCCAGCTGACAGCAAAAGACCAACCTACGCCAGTCAGTGTAAAGGGTTAACCGAAGCTAGGCGTCGAATTCCTGCATTAAACGCCGTTCAAGTTCACGTTTTACAGCAAACCTTAAAGCGCCTTGAACAGGCATTTGTCAGTATGTGGGAGCTCTCGACTGGTTTCCCCCGCTTCAAGAAAGTAGGGGCAATGCGCTCATTTGTGTTTCCACAGATGGGAGTTAACCCTATTCAAAATGGCGCGGTTAAGCTACCAAAGATTGGTTGGGTTAAGTTTCGCCAGTCGCGTTCCATCCCCAATGGAGCCACGTTGAAGCAGTTACGCATCGTCGCCAAAGCTAGTGGCTGGTATGCCATGCTGGCGTTGCAATGGGATGCACAAATCCCAGATGTCATGCCGCATGGTGAGGCGATTGGAATTGATGTGGGGATTAGTCACTTTGCTGCGGTTTCTAACGGCAAATTGTTTCCGAATCCACGACCTTTCAAGAAGCTCGAAGGCAAGCTTAAATTGCTGCAACAAAGAGTATCAAGGAAGGTCAGAGGTTCAAATAACCGGAAGAAAGCGCAAGTGAAGGTTAGTAAATTACACGAACGAATTGCGAACACGAGGAAGAATTACTACTGGCTATTGGCGCATAATCTCTGCGATTGGGCAGGGATGATATTTGTAGAAGATTTGAACCTCAAAGGTCTGGCGCGTGGCTTCTTAGGGAAGCACTGTCTAGATGCTGGTTGGGGTCAGTTCTTCCAAGTATTAGAGCAGTGTTGCCGTAAGCGTGGAGTGTTTTTCCTGAAGGTAGGCAGCAAGAAAACCAGTCAGATATGCCCTAATTGCTTGGTTGAAACGGGTAAAAAAGAGCTGTCTGAGCGGGTTCATTCCTGCGAACATTGCGGCTATACAACAGACAGGGATGTTGCAGCCGCTCAAGTAGTTCTCGTCAGGGGACTTGCAGCCGTGGGACACACGGTCAAGATGCTTTCTGAGGGTAAAGCGGTTGCGCTCCCCGTGATGAAAGAATCTCCGTCCTTATAG
- the thiS gene encoding sulfur carrier protein ThiS, producing MSNTSDRITLQVNGETRTCPLQTQLPQLLEHLGLNPRLVAVEYNGEILHRQYWSQTQIQEGDKLEIVTIVGGG from the coding sequence ATGTCTAACACAAGCGATCGCATTACTCTTCAAGTGAATGGTGAAACCCGTACCTGCCCTCTGCAAACTCAGCTTCCGCAACTTCTAGAACACTTAGGCTTAAATCCCCGCCTAGTCGCTGTGGAGTATAACGGCGAAATTCTCCATCGACAATATTGGTCTCAAACTCAAATCCAAGAAGGCGACAAGCTGGAAATTGTCACGATTGTTGGCGGTGGGTAA